The following coding sequences are from one Vibrio syngnathi window:
- a CDS encoding DUF3634 family protein — protein sequence MMYVILIGAALVFWLVAVDRPVLKIKFNDGAIEQVKGHLPPSFKHNLQEIGHNNTFKGELKVYAKRSGYNLKFTKDVPKNVQQRIRNVFPHNGFKSKGSKKA from the coding sequence ATGATGTATGTAATCTTAATCGGTGCAGCGTTGGTTTTTTGGTTAGTCGCGGTTGATAGGCCGGTATTGAAAATCAAATTTAACGATGGGGCGATCGAACAAGTTAAAGGTCATCTTCCACCGAGCTTTAAGCACAACCTTCAAGAGATTGGCCACAACAACACTTTTAAAGGTGAATTAAAAGTGTACGCAAAGCGCTCTGGTTATAATCTCAAGTTCACAAAGGATGTACCTAAGAACGTGCAACAACGTATTCGTAATGTATTCCCACATAACGGCTTCAAATCTAAAGGCTCAAAGAAGGCGTAA
- the matP gene encoding macrodomain Ter protein MatP → MKYQQLENLECGWKWNYLVKKWKEGESITCHIDSSEADVAVQALLKLEHQPTGVLEWISDNMSPELDNKLKQAIRAKRKRHFNAEQVHTKKKSIDLDYRVWEKLSQRANELGCTLSDAIEYLVSEASRSEQASKTVTNLKEDLSKLLSDDK, encoded by the coding sequence ATGAAATATCAGCAACTTGAAAACTTGGAATGTGGTTGGAAATGGAACTATCTGGTCAAAAAATGGAAAGAAGGCGAGTCGATCACCTGCCATATTGATTCAAGTGAAGCTGACGTTGCTGTACAAGCCTTATTGAAGCTTGAACACCAACCAACAGGTGTTCTTGAGTGGATATCTGACAACATGTCTCCTGAGCTCGATAACAAGCTTAAGCAAGCGATCCGAGCTAAGCGAAAGCGTCACTTTAATGCTGAACAAGTTCACACCAAGAAGAAATCAATCGACCTTGATTATCGTGTATGGGAAAAGCTATCCCAGCGAGCGAACGAGCTAGGTTGTACGCTATCAGATGCTATTGAGTATTTGGTGAGCGAAGCATCTCGCAGTGAACAGGCCAGCAAGACAGTAACCAATCTTAAAGAAGATTTAAGCAAGCTCCTTTCTGACGATAAATAA
- a CDS encoding AAA family ATPase gives MTLVDWRHVTPQYDEYSAQLEQFPDISPFPFSDIQHRFNDALTRFVRLSNLSRVLLVNAPDNSIYRQMIVESLVTALDDHTLPVIKTESLNAVSLFDQVQSKDGQVVATMPGLLARANNGYLIVSANLILANPGSWLLLKSALLGEAVEPISSNPEHLNQSPSLPLTYNIKLIVVGDRAQLGDLDYLDSDIQTGFCLFSEIEQDIKLTEETLTQYLGYLKWLQQRYELPNITQQAVTGILTAGARETEDQSYIPLCPIWHNALLNEALIEADHGEIDGHHIQQAQQHKYNRESYLPERALDDIRDGQVIIETEGEQVGQVNGLTVIDVPGHPVSYGEPARISCVIHFGDGDIADVERKAELGGNLHAKGMMIMQAFVSSALNLEDPLPYAASVVFEQSYCEVDGDSASLAELCSLVSALSEYPINQQIAVTGAVDQFGRVQAVGGLNEKIEGFYHVCKHNGLTGEQGVILPRSNLRHLALKPDLIESIKNKEFHIWSVSNVDEAIPLIMNAPFRDDEQESVLSKIAERIENFERHEHPIGIVGRIKNWFV, from the coding sequence ATGACTCTAGTAGATTGGCGACATGTTACGCCTCAGTACGACGAATATAGCGCTCAATTAGAGCAATTCCCTGACATCTCGCCTTTCCCATTTTCAGACATTCAACATAGATTCAACGATGCGCTAACCCGCTTTGTCCGCTTGTCCAATCTTTCGCGTGTTTTACTTGTCAACGCTCCGGACAATTCGATCTATCGTCAAATGATTGTTGAATCTTTAGTAACTGCTCTAGATGATCACACGTTACCAGTAATAAAAACTGAGTCTTTAAATGCTGTCTCTCTGTTTGACCAAGTTCAATCAAAAGACGGCCAAGTCGTTGCGACAATGCCTGGCTTACTGGCTAGAGCGAACAATGGTTATCTGATTGTTTCAGCCAACTTGATTCTAGCAAACCCGGGAAGCTGGTTACTGCTTAAATCTGCACTTCTTGGTGAGGCCGTAGAGCCCATCAGTAGCAACCCTGAACACTTAAACCAATCTCCATCTTTACCGCTTACCTACAATATTAAGTTGATTGTGGTTGGAGACCGAGCTCAACTCGGCGATCTTGATTACCTAGACAGTGATATTCAAACCGGTTTCTGCCTATTCAGTGAAATTGAACAAGACATAAAGCTAACAGAAGAGACGTTGACTCAATATCTTGGTTACCTTAAATGGCTCCAACAACGTTATGAACTGCCAAACATCACGCAACAAGCTGTGACAGGCATTCTTACTGCTGGAGCAAGAGAAACTGAAGACCAAAGCTATATACCGTTATGCCCGATTTGGCACAATGCGTTATTGAACGAAGCTTTGATTGAAGCCGACCATGGTGAGATTGATGGTCACCATATTCAGCAAGCACAACAACACAAATACAACCGCGAATCGTACTTACCTGAACGTGCTCTTGATGATATTCGAGATGGCCAAGTTATTATCGAAACCGAGGGTGAACAAGTTGGACAAGTTAATGGTCTGACGGTTATCGATGTACCAGGACACCCTGTATCGTATGGTGAACCAGCCCGAATTTCATGTGTTATCCACTTTGGTGATGGTGATATTGCCGACGTTGAGCGCAAAGCGGAACTCGGTGGTAACCTTCACGCCAAAGGTATGATGATCATGCAAGCGTTTGTAAGCAGCGCATTAAACCTTGAAGATCCGTTGCCCTATGCTGCTTCTGTTGTGTTTGAGCAATCATACTGCGAAGTTGACGGCGACAGTGCTTCTCTTGCTGAGCTTTGCTCTTTGGTCAGCGCTTTGTCGGAATACCCTATCAATCAACAAATAGCGGTAACTGGTGCTGTCGACCAATTCGGTCGTGTACAAGCAGTTGGTGGGCTAAACGAGAAAATCGAAGGCTTCTATCATGTGTGTAAACACAACGGATTAACAGGCGAGCAAGGTGTGATCCTTCCAAGATCTAACTTACGACATCTTGCTCTGAAGCCTGACCTAATTGAAAGCATCAAAAACAAAGAATTCCATATTTGGTCTGTCTCTAATGTAGATGAAGCTATTCCTCTTATTATGAACGCACCATTTAGAGACGATGAACAAGAAAGCGTTCTGAGCAAAATTGCGGAACGTATTGAAAACTTTGAAAGACATGAGCACCCTATTGGAATTGTTGGACGCATTAAAAACTGGTTTGTCTAG
- the fabA gene encoding bifunctional 3-hydroxydecanoyl-ACP dehydratase/trans-2-decenoyl-ACP isomerase, whose product MQNKRDSYTREDLLASSQGELWPEGPQLPAPNMLMMDRITKMSETEGDFGKGLILAELDITPDLWFFDCHFPGDPVMPGCLGLDAMWQLVGFYLGWVGGKGKGRALGVGEVKFTGQILPTAKKVTYEIHMKRVVNRRLVMGLADGRVLVDGKEIYVAKDLKVGLFQDTSAF is encoded by the coding sequence ATGCAAAACAAACGTGATTCTTACACTCGCGAAGATCTTCTAGCATCAAGCCAAGGCGAACTATGGCCTGAAGGTCCTCAACTACCAGCACCGAACATGTTGATGATGGATCGCATCACTAAAATGTCTGAGACTGAAGGTGATTTCGGTAAAGGTTTGATTCTTGCTGAACTGGATATTACTCCTGACCTATGGTTCTTCGACTGTCACTTCCCTGGTGACCCAGTAATGCCTGGTTGTCTAGGACTTGATGCAATGTGGCAGCTTGTTGGCTTCTACCTTGGTTGGGTTGGCGGCAAAGGTAAAGGCCGTGCTTTAGGTGTAGGCGAAGTGAAATTCACTGGTCAAATCCTACCTACAGCGAAAAAAGTGACTTACGAAATCCACATGAAGCGTGTTGTTAACCGTCGCCTAGTTATGGGCCTTGCAGATGGTCGCGTACTTGTTGATGGCAAAGAGATTTATGTTGCTAAAGATTTGAAAGTTGGCCTTTTCCAAGATACGTCAGCATTCTAA
- the rmf gene encoding ribosome modulation factor, with product MKRQKRDRLERAQSQGYKAGINGRSQEACPYSQMDSRSYWLGGWRDAKGDKQSGLYK from the coding sequence ATGAAGAGACAAAAGCGTGATCGACTAGAACGAGCACAATCTCAAGGCTACAAAGCTGGTATAAACGGTAGGTCACAAGAAGCTTGCCCATATAGCCAAATGGATTCTCGGTCTTATTGGTTAGGTGGTTGGCGTGACGCCAAAGGTGATAAGCAATCAGGTCTCTATAAATAG
- a CDS encoding DUF3466 family protein, with translation MTCNKFKLTTVAAIVLAATNANAALYKIVEVETPSSIVGASETFGVAIQPAAVTGTESCFTTGTIGGVACDSFKLAGETRNSLEAISYREEVPFAMDAVFQYLQEFDDFKNYCNRELRYSTCESWAKTRWEDTWVKERNNLSYVNAKAFIEGGAILDTRNTVINSLDKDANPLGVKSEGTIRNNAIFTTTAKPAGSSETRAWKAITASNGTVYNVGSVSTSETITATSTPDPVFSSKAAIWDGTNTKQIDWTRGGTARQGDYYAQGSMRSIAESDTKFYGVGYNTVDGSGDLQDMNASVFISKSLDLADSANTWTTKSIEGAKVNSNSSNDYKYSNSVATDINKNLFVIGNSKRNGRVPENGSAGSKMFVVTDASVATPTATYLTGGIFFAGSSGEARAVNNFNEIVGQVDAETTREVDGSERRHRGFIYPYQATGTDPSRIDLFQNKAWFLDDLTNDGNVSGENNKFRIIDASGINDAGVISATAIKCVVGGTPKPYDTTSHNSYCGGAASNAVEKVVAVKLIPIQGKGKSDIQARSTDTAKVDRKGGSLGWFALTVLGLLGFRRKFK, from the coding sequence ATGACTTGTAATAAATTTAAATTAACAACAGTTGCAGCCATAGTTTTGGCTGCAACTAACGCGAATGCTGCACTGTACAAGATAGTTGAAGTCGAGACTCCTAGCTCAATTGTCGGAGCTTCTGAAACGTTTGGTGTCGCGATTCAACCAGCGGCGGTTACCGGAACTGAAAGTTGTTTTACCACCGGTACTATTGGTGGTGTCGCTTGTGATAGCTTTAAGCTAGCAGGTGAAACACGTAATTCACTTGAAGCTATTAGTTACCGTGAAGAAGTTCCTTTCGCTATGGACGCTGTCTTCCAATATTTACAAGAGTTCGATGACTTCAAAAACTATTGTAACCGTGAACTAAGATATTCCACATGTGAAAGCTGGGCGAAAACTCGCTGGGAAGATACTTGGGTTAAGGAAAGAAATAACCTGAGTTATGTAAATGCAAAGGCATTTATAGAAGGCGGGGCAATACTCGATACTCGCAATACAGTGATTAACTCTTTAGACAAAGATGCCAACCCACTTGGTGTTAAGTCTGAGGGAACTATCCGTAACAATGCAATATTTACAACGACAGCCAAGCCTGCAGGATCTTCTGAGACTCGAGCATGGAAAGCTATCACGGCGAGTAACGGTACTGTTTACAATGTAGGTAGTGTGTCTACTAGTGAAACCATTACGGCGACGTCAACGCCGGATCCTGTATTTAGTTCAAAAGCTGCTATTTGGGATGGTACGAATACCAAGCAAATCGATTGGACTCGTGGTGGAACTGCTAGACAAGGTGATTACTATGCTCAAGGTAGCATGCGTTCAATTGCCGAATCGGATACTAAGTTTTATGGCGTAGGCTACAATACTGTTGATGGTAGCGGCGATCTGCAAGATATGAATGCATCTGTATTCATCAGTAAATCTCTGGACTTAGCTGACAGCGCGAATACTTGGACGACCAAATCAATTGAGGGGGCTAAGGTCAACTCTAACTCGTCTAATGATTACAAATACAGTAACTCTGTAGCGACCGATATCAACAAAAACTTGTTTGTTATTGGTAACTCTAAGCGTAATGGTCGAGTGCCTGAAAATGGTAGCGCAGGCAGTAAGATGTTCGTTGTTACTGATGCTTCAGTTGCGACTCCAACAGCGACATACCTAACGGGTGGTATCTTCTTTGCTGGTTCGAGTGGTGAAGCTAGAGCAGTTAACAACTTCAATGAAATTGTTGGTCAAGTTGACGCAGAAACAACGCGTGAAGTTGATGGCAGTGAGCGTAGACACCGTGGCTTTATTTATCCATATCAAGCAACGGGTACTGACCCATCAAGAATTGATCTGTTTCAGAACAAAGCTTGGTTTCTAGATGATCTAACGAACGATGGCAACGTTTCTGGAGAGAACAACAAGTTCCGAATCATTGATGCTTCAGGCATCAACGATGCGGGTGTTATCTCTGCGACTGCTATCAAATGTGTTGTTGGCGGCACACCTAAACCATACGATACAACGTCTCACAACTCATACTGTGGCGGTGCTGCGTCTAATGCGGTTGAAAAGGTTGTTGCGGTTAAATTGATTCCTATCCAAGGTAAAGGTAAGAGCGATATCCAAGCTCGTAGTACTGATACAGCAAAGGTCGATCGTAAAGGCGGTAGCTTAGGTTGGTTCGCTTTGACTGTACTCGGCTTATTAGGGTTCCGTAGAAAATTTAAATAA
- a CDS encoding ABC transporter ATP-binding protein encodes MALLTIHNGQLAFGDHPLLDRADFALQENERVCLVGRNGAGKSTLMKILSGNIIMDDGKMQITQDVVVSRLEQDPPRNEEGTVYDYVAGGLAEIGEQLKIYHDLLDLIGTDPSEKNLNRLTRVQEQLDHANAWRFEDRVSNVMAALKLTAETKLTDLSGGWQRKAALARALVCDPDVLLLDEPTNHLDVATIEWLEGFLKDFRGSIIFISHDRAFIKSMATRIVDLDRGKLSSFPGDYENYLLEKEEALRVEEMQNAEFDKKLAQEEVWIRQGIKARRTRNEGRVRALKKLREERINRREVQGKAVIQIDDGQRSGKIVFEAENLNFGFEGKEIVKDFSFNIMRGDRIALIGPNGCGKSTVLKLLLDQLKPDSGRLHCGTKLEVAYFDQYREILDPEKSVIDNLADGKQEVTVGGRERHALSYLQDFLFSPKRARTPVKALSGGEKNRLLLARIFLKSNNLLILDEPTNDLDIETLELLEDLLANYQGTLLLVSHDRQFVDNTVMTSWIFEGNGVVEEFVGGYHDAQQQRKQALEYRQVEKPSKPEKVVEETLKTAPVKAKAKKLSYKLQRELEALPLRLEELETQIETLQEEVNDPSFFSKPVEQTQPVLDKLSAVEQELEVAFERWEELEALQQES; translated from the coding sequence ATGGCATTACTTACAATTCATAACGGGCAATTAGCGTTTGGCGATCACCCGTTATTAGATCGTGCGGACTTTGCACTGCAAGAAAACGAACGTGTGTGTTTAGTAGGGCGCAATGGCGCGGGTAAGTCTACGTTGATGAAAATCCTTTCAGGGAACATCATCATGGACGACGGTAAGATGCAAATCACACAAGATGTGGTTGTGTCTCGCCTTGAGCAAGATCCACCGCGTAATGAAGAAGGCACCGTTTATGATTACGTTGCTGGTGGCCTAGCGGAAATCGGCGAACAGTTGAAGATCTACCATGATCTTTTGGATCTCATTGGTACTGACCCTAGCGAAAAGAACTTAAATCGTCTTACTCGTGTGCAAGAGCAGTTGGATCATGCCAACGCATGGCGTTTCGAAGATCGCGTAAGTAACGTAATGGCGGCGCTTAAACTCACTGCTGAAACAAAACTGACGGATTTGTCTGGTGGTTGGCAACGTAAAGCGGCGCTTGCTCGTGCGCTTGTATGTGACCCAGACGTGCTTCTACTCGACGAACCGACTAACCACCTAGATGTTGCGACAATCGAATGGTTAGAAGGTTTCCTGAAAGACTTCCGTGGTTCAATCATCTTTATCTCGCATGACCGTGCTTTCATCAAATCGATGGCAACTCGCATTGTTGATCTTGATCGCGGCAAGCTGAGCTCGTTCCCTGGCGATTACGAAAACTACTTGCTAGAGAAAGAAGAAGCGTTACGTGTCGAAGAGATGCAGAACGCTGAATTCGATAAAAAGCTTGCTCAAGAAGAAGTGTGGATTCGTCAGGGTATTAAAGCTCGTCGAACGCGTAACGAAGGCCGTGTACGTGCACTTAAGAAGTTGCGTGAAGAGCGCATCAATCGTCGTGAAGTGCAGGGTAAAGCGGTTATTCAGATCGATGATGGTCAACGTTCAGGCAAGATTGTATTCGAAGCAGAGAATCTTAACTTTGGCTTTGAAGGCAAAGAGATTGTTAAAGATTTCAGCTTCAACATTATGCGTGGTGATCGTATTGCTCTGATCGGCCCTAATGGCTGTGGTAAGAGTACCGTACTTAAGCTGCTTCTTGATCAGCTTAAGCCTGATTCAGGCCGTCTGCATTGTGGTACTAAACTCGAAGTGGCTTACTTCGACCAATACCGCGAAATCCTAGACCCTGAGAAGTCAGTAATTGATAATCTGGCGGATGGTAAGCAAGAAGTGACAGTAGGCGGCCGTGAGCGCCATGCACTGAGCTACCTACAAGATTTCTTGTTCTCTCCTAAACGTGCTCGCACTCCTGTGAAGGCATTGTCTGGTGGTGAGAAGAACCGTCTGTTATTAGCTCGTATTTTCCTTAAATCTAATAACTTATTGATTCTCGATGAGCCAACCAACGATCTAGATATCGAAACTTTGGAACTTTTAGAAGATTTGCTTGCCAACTATCAGGGTACGCTTCTTTTAGTGAGCCACGATCGACAGTTTGTTGATAACACGGTTATGACAAGTTGGATCTTTGAAGGCAACGGCGTTGTTGAAGAATTTGTTGGTGGTTACCACGATGCTCAGCAACAAAGAAAACAAGCTTTAGAGTACCGACAGGTTGAAAAGCCATCAAAGCCAGAGAAAGTAGTTGAGGAAACTCTCAAAACTGCGCCAGTTAAGGCTAAAGCTAAGAAGTTATCGTATAAGCTACAACGAGAACTAGAAGCGCTACCTTTGCGTTTGGAAGAATTGGAAACTCAAATTGAAACTCTTCAGGAAGAAGTCAACGATCCTAGCTTCTTTTCAAAACCTGTAGAGCAGACACAACCAGTATTAGATAAGCTATCTGCAGTAGAGCAGGAGCTTGAAGTTGCTTTTGAGCGCTGGGAAGAGCTCGAGGCACTACAACAGGAAAGTTAA
- a CDS encoding glutaredoxin family protein, with amino-acid sequence MLTLYSTEGCHLCEMAFKLTEQLNISHHVNVVDIAFDDELFSRYGVTIPVLKFESSDFSQSSELNWPFGLLELNDWLKKNGITYNS; translated from the coding sequence GTGCTGACTCTCTACAGTACAGAAGGGTGCCATCTATGTGAGATGGCATTCAAACTCACGGAACAGTTAAACATTAGCCATCACGTCAACGTTGTTGACATTGCATTTGATGATGAGCTCTTTTCCCGTTACGGGGTCACTATTCCGGTGCTCAAATTTGAAAGCTCTGACTTTTCTCAAAGCTCAGAGCTTAACTGGCCATTTGGCTTGTTAGAACTTAATGATTGGTTAAAAAAGAATGGCATTACTTACAATTCATAA
- the rlmKL gene encoding bifunctional 23S rRNA (guanine(2069)-N(7))-methyltransferase RlmK/23S rRNA (guanine(2445)-N(2))-methyltransferase RlmL gives MNQYLAVTSNGLENLLVEELTQLGITNAKPVQAGVKFKATNEQIYRCCLWSRLASRFVRVLSEFTCMDDMDLYLSTTAVNWVNQFHSSKRFVVDFNGTNNEIRNSQYGAMKVKDAVVDSFEKKSLPRPSISKENPDIRIHVRLHRDKAILGVDMVGSGLHQRGYRPESGRAPLRETLAAAILLRSGWDATKPFLDPMCGSGTLVIEAAMMAANMAPGVKRQKWCFESLEDFEPELWAEVKAEANVQGRRGVKKVECKFYGYDNDERMIKTARDNARRAGVEELIEFEVGDAAKLKRPTEFADGVIVSNPPYGERLGTEPGLIALYTAFGAQLKAEFGGCNASIFSSSDELLSCLRMRADKQFKLNNGALPCHQKNYSISDRPMSERPTGEQEQLIAPDFANRLKKNIGKIGKWAKKEQLDCYRIYDADLPEYNVAIDVYPGHLVIQEYAAPKDVPEEKAKRRLTDIIRASIQVTGVEANNVVLKVRQKQKGRSQYQKMAQDSSNLEVNEYGVKLIVNLHDYLDTGLFLDHKITRRRIGEMAAGKDFLNLFAYTGSASVHAAVGGARSTTTVDMSNTYLEWAKQNMELNGRVGRQHQFVQADCLQWLVKEQGSYDLIFIDPPTFSNSKRMDQSFDVQRDHIQLMENLKRLLREEGTIVFSNNKRHFKMDVEGLEELGLKAQNISAKTLPLDFSRNKHIHNCWLITHK, from the coding sequence ATGAATCAATATCTAGCGGTTACCTCAAACGGCCTTGAGAATTTATTAGTTGAAGAACTAACCCAACTAGGGATTACAAATGCAAAACCTGTTCAAGCAGGTGTTAAATTCAAAGCGACCAATGAGCAAATTTATCGTTGTTGTTTATGGAGTCGTTTGGCTTCTAGATTTGTACGTGTCCTTTCTGAATTCACTTGTATGGACGACATGGATTTGTACCTATCAACCACCGCGGTTAACTGGGTAAATCAATTCCATAGCTCTAAGCGTTTTGTTGTTGACTTTAACGGTACAAACAACGAAATCCGTAATAGCCAATACGGTGCGATGAAAGTAAAAGATGCCGTTGTTGATAGCTTTGAGAAAAAGTCTTTGCCTCGTCCGTCTATCAGCAAAGAAAATCCAGATATTCGTATTCACGTTCGTCTACATCGTGATAAAGCGATTCTTGGTGTTGATATGGTGGGTAGCGGTCTTCACCAACGTGGTTACCGTCCAGAATCAGGCCGAGCACCATTGCGTGAAACCCTTGCTGCTGCGATTCTTCTTCGTAGTGGCTGGGACGCAACTAAGCCTTTCCTAGACCCAATGTGTGGTTCAGGTACGTTAGTGATCGAAGCGGCAATGATGGCTGCGAACATGGCTCCAGGTGTTAAACGCCAGAAGTGGTGTTTTGAATCACTAGAAGATTTTGAACCAGAACTGTGGGCTGAAGTGAAAGCTGAAGCGAACGTTCAAGGTCGTCGTGGCGTTAAGAAAGTAGAGTGTAAGTTCTATGGCTACGACAATGACGAGCGCATGATCAAAACAGCGCGTGACAATGCTCGTCGTGCTGGTGTTGAAGAGCTGATTGAATTCGAAGTAGGCGATGCTGCAAAGCTTAAGCGTCCTACAGAGTTTGCTGACGGTGTGATTGTTTCTAACCCACCTTATGGTGAGCGTCTTGGTACAGAGCCAGGTCTTATTGCACTTTACACAGCATTCGGTGCACAACTTAAAGCGGAATTTGGCGGTTGTAACGCGTCTATCTTCTCTAGTTCTGACGAACTGCTTAGCTGCTTACGTATGCGTGCAGACAAACAGTTCAAATTGAACAATGGTGCGTTACCGTGTCACCAAAAGAACTACTCAATTTCAGACCGTCCGATGTCAGAGCGTCCAACGGGTGAACAAGAGCAACTTATTGCTCCAGACTTCGCAAACCGTCTTAAAAAGAACATCGGTAAAATTGGCAAGTGGGCTAAGAAAGAGCAATTAGATTGTTACCGTATCTACGATGCGGACTTACCAGAATACAATGTAGCGATTGACGTATACCCAGGTCACCTAGTGATTCAAGAGTACGCAGCACCTAAAGATGTACCGGAAGAGAAAGCAAAACGTCGCTTAACCGATATCATCCGTGCTTCTATTCAAGTCACTGGCGTTGAAGCAAACAACGTGGTTCTTAAGGTTCGTCAGAAGCAGAAAGGCCGATCTCAATATCAAAAAATGGCTCAAGACTCCTCTAACCTAGAAGTGAACGAATACGGCGTTAAGCTGATTGTTAATCTTCATGACTACTTAGATACGGGCTTGTTCTTAGATCATAAGATCACTCGTCGTCGTATCGGCGAAATGGCTGCAGGTAAAGATTTCCTTAACTTATTTGCTTACACAGGCAGTGCATCTGTTCATGCTGCTGTGGGTGGCGCACGCTCTACAACAACCGTTGACATGTCTAATACCTACCTTGAGTGGGCAAAACAGAACATGGAGCTTAACGGCCGTGTTGGTCGTCAACATCAGTTTGTTCAAGCTGACTGCTTACAGTGGTTGGTTAAAGAGCAGGGTTCTTACGACCTGATCTTCATTGATCCCCCAACGTTCTCAAACTCTAAGCGTATGGATCAATCTTTTGATGTTCAGCGTGATCACATTCAATTGATGGAAAACCTTAAGCGTCTTCTTCGTGAAGAAGGCACGATTGTGTTCTCTAACAACAAGCGTCACTTCAAAATGGATGTAGAAGGCCTAGAAGAGTTAGGTCTCAAAGCTCAGAACATCTCAGCTAAAACGCTTCCATTGGACTTCTCTCGTAACAAGCACATTCATAACTGCTGGTTGATTACGCATAAGTAA
- a CDS encoding cell division protein ZapC, whose amino-acid sequence MMLKPSDTWSWYYDEQQCSLMLNLGEDMIFKTNLVRNKLVDCAFRDNEFTVDDASSYQTFKEQISGLELSEPRQAELALYCVAAKRFHKPVQPKSWFFDSQGAGHESPQEGDIVQMNNEHSLGYFIVLEVGECASLCAFVDLEEFLLTPSKGLRFGDSIKVMHDRMVDANSILHFHHTHIAMVG is encoded by the coding sequence ATGATGCTTAAACCTAGCGATACATGGAGTTGGTATTACGATGAGCAGCAATGTTCATTAATGCTAAACCTCGGAGAGGATATGATTTTCAAAACGAATCTGGTCCGCAATAAGCTGGTGGACTGCGCGTTTAGAGATAATGAATTCACCGTTGATGACGCATCTTCATACCAAACCTTCAAAGAACAAATTTCTGGCTTAGAATTGTCTGAGCCTCGCCAAGCTGAACTCGCACTATATTGCGTGGCAGCAAAGCGCTTCCACAAGCCTGTACAGCCTAAAAGCTGGTTCTTCGATTCACAAGGCGCTGGCCACGAATCTCCTCAAGAAGGGGATATCGTACAAATGAATAACGAGCACAGCCTAGGTTACTTCATTGTATTAGAGGTGGGAGAGTGTGCGAGCCTATGTGCATTTGTCGACTTAGAAGAGTTTCTGCTCACACCGTCAAAAGGGTTACGCTTTGGAGACTCGATTAAGGTGATGCACGATAGGATGGTAGACGCGAACTCTATTCTTCATTTTCATCATACACATATTGCAATGGTCGGTTAA